A window of Leclercia adecarboxylata contains these coding sequences:
- the gntU gene encoding gluconate transporter: MSTLTLVLTAVGSVLLLLFLVMKARMHAFVALMVVSVGAGLFSGMPLDKIAATMEKGMGGTLGFLAIVVALGAMFGKILHETGAVDQIAVKMLKSFGHSRAHYAIGLAGLICALPLFFEVAVVLLISVAFSMARHTGTNLVKLVIPLFAGVAAAAAFLLPGPAPMLLASQMHADFGWMILIGLCAAIPGMLIAGPLWGNFISRYVELHIPDDVTEPHLGENKMPSFGFSLALILLPLVLVGLKTIAARFVPEGSTAYEWFEFIGHPFTAILVACLVAIYGLAMRQGMAKDRVMEICGHALQPAGIILLVIGAGGVFKQVLVDSGVGPALGGALTGMGLPIAVTCFVLAAAVRIIQGSATVACLTAVGLVMPVIEQLNYSGAQMAALSVCIAGGSIVVSHVNDAGFWLFGKFTGATEAQTLKTWTMMETILGTTGAIVGMIAFTLLS, from the coding sequence TTGAGTACGTTAACGCTTGTTTTAACAGCAGTCGGCTCCGTGCTGTTGCTGCTGTTTTTAGTGATGAAGGCCCGTATGCACGCCTTTGTTGCTTTGATGGTGGTTTCTGTTGGTGCAGGTCTTTTTTCCGGAATGCCGCTCGATAAAATCGCGGCGACCATGGAAAAAGGGATGGGAGGCACGTTAGGCTTCCTGGCGATTGTGGTCGCGCTTGGTGCGATGTTCGGCAAAATCCTGCACGAAACCGGGGCGGTCGATCAGATCGCCGTCAAAATGCTGAAATCCTTCGGTCACAGCCGGGCGCACTACGCCATTGGTCTGGCCGGTCTGATCTGCGCCCTGCCGCTGTTCTTTGAGGTGGCGGTGGTGCTGCTGATTAGCGTGGCGTTTTCCATGGCCCGCCATACCGGCACCAACCTTGTGAAGCTGGTTATTCCGCTGTTTGCAGGCGTAGCCGCAGCGGCGGCGTTTCTGCTGCCGGGGCCTGCGCCGATGCTGCTGGCATCCCAGATGCACGCCGACTTTGGCTGGATGATCCTGATTGGCCTGTGCGCGGCGATCCCGGGCATGCTGATTGCCGGTCCGCTGTGGGGCAACTTCATCAGCCGTTACGTTGAGTTGCACATTCCTGATGACGTCACCGAGCCGCATCTGGGCGAGAACAAAATGCCCTCCTTCGGCTTTAGCCTCGCGCTGATCCTGCTGCCGCTGGTGCTGGTGGGGCTGAAAACCATTGCCGCCCGTTTTGTACCTGAAGGCTCTACCGCCTATGAATGGTTTGAGTTTATCGGCCATCCGTTCACCGCGATCCTGGTCGCCTGTCTGGTGGCGATTTACGGTCTGGCGATGCGCCAGGGCATGGCGAAAGACCGCGTGATGGAAATCTGCGGTCACGCGCTGCAGCCGGCGGGCATTATCCTGCTGGTGATCGGTGCGGGCGGGGTGTTCAAGCAGGTGCTGGTTGATTCCGGCGTTGGCCCGGCACTGGGCGGGGCGCTCACCGGCATGGGGCTGCCGATTGCGGTGACCTGCTTCGTGCTGGCGGCGGCGGTGCGTATCATTCAGGGCTCCGCGACCGTGGCGTGTTTAACCGCCGTCGGGCTGGTGATGCCGGTGATTGAACAACTGAACTACTCCGGCGCGCAGATGGCCGCGCTCTCTGTCTGTATCGCGGGCGGGTCTATCGTGGTGTCCCACGTTAATGACGCGGGTTTCTGGCTGTTCGGTAAATTTACCGGAGCGACGGAAGCGCAGACGCTGAAGACCTGGACGATGATGGAGACGATCCTCGGGACGACCGGGGCGATTGTGGGGATGATTGCGTTTACCTTGTTGAGCTAA
- the gntR gene encoding gluconate operon transcriptional repressor GntR translates to MKKKRPVLQDVADRVGVTKMTVSRFLRNPEQVSVALRGKIAAALDELGYIPNRAPDILSNATSRAVGVLLPSLTNQVFAEVLRGIESVTDAFGYQTMLAHYGYKPELEEERLESMLSWNIDGLILTERTHTPRTLKMIEVAGIPVVELMDSQSPCLDIAVGFDNFEAARQMTAAIIARGHRHVAYLGARLDERTIIKQKGYEQAMLDANLTPYSVMVEQSSSYTSGIELMRQARREYPQLDGIFCTNDDLAVGAAFECQRLGLSIPQDMAIAGFHGHDIGQVMEPRLASVLTPRERMGRIGAERLLARIRGETVTPKMLDLGFTLSPGGSI, encoded by the coding sequence ATGAAAAAGAAAAGACCCGTACTTCAGGATGTAGCCGATCGCGTCGGTGTGACTAAAATGACGGTCAGCCGTTTCTTACGTAACCCGGAGCAGGTCTCCGTGGCGTTACGTGGCAAGATTGCCGCTGCTCTCGATGAACTGGGTTATATTCCTAACCGCGCCCCGGATATTCTCTCCAACGCCACCAGCCGCGCGGTGGGTGTCCTGCTTCCTTCCCTGACCAACCAGGTTTTCGCCGAAGTGCTTCGCGGCATTGAAAGCGTGACCGACGCCTTTGGCTATCAGACCATGCTCGCCCACTACGGTTATAAGCCGGAGCTGGAAGAGGAGCGTCTGGAGTCGATGCTCTCCTGGAACATTGACGGCCTGATCCTCACCGAACGCACCCATACCCCTCGCACGCTGAAGATGATCGAAGTGGCAGGTATTCCGGTGGTCGAACTGATGGACAGCCAGTCGCCTTGTCTCGATATCGCGGTCGGATTCGACAACTTTGAAGCCGCACGCCAGATGACGGCGGCGATCATCGCCCGCGGCCATCGTCATGTGGCCTATCTTGGCGCACGTCTGGATGAACGTACTATCATCAAACAGAAGGGGTACGAGCAGGCGATGCTCGACGCGAACTTAACGCCGTACAGTGTGATGGTAGAGCAGTCCTCTTCCTACACCTCCGGCATTGAGCTGATGCGTCAGGCGCGTCGTGAATATCCGCAGCTTGATGGCATCTTCTGTACCAACGATGACCTCGCGGTGGGCGCCGCTTTCGAATGCCAGCGTCTGGGGCTTTCCATCCCGCAGGATATGGCGATTGCCGGTTTCCACGGTCATGATATCGGCCAGGTGATGGAGCCGCGTCTGGCGAGCGTCCTGACGCCGCGTGAGCGCATGGGCCGTATCGGTGCAGAACGCCTGCTGGCGCGCATTCGCGGTGAGACCGTGACGCCTAAAATGTTAGATTTAGGTTTCACGCTGTCACCAGGTGGATCTATTTAG
- the gntK gene encoding gluconokinase, whose product MSTTNPDHHVYVLMGVSGSGKSAVASEVAHQIHAAFLDGDFLHPRSNITKMASGEPLNDDDRKPWLQALNDAAFAMQRTNKVSLIVCSALKKTYRDQLREGNANLSFIYLKGDFDVIETRLKARKGHFFKTQMLVTQFETLQEPGADESDVLVVDIDQPLDGVVASTIEVINKRQ is encoded by the coding sequence TTGAGCACCACTAATCCTGATCACCACGTTTATGTCCTGATGGGCGTTTCCGGTAGCGGTAAGTCTGCCGTTGCCAGCGAAGTGGCGCATCAAATTCATGCTGCGTTCCTTGATGGAGACTTTCTCCACCCGCGCAGCAACATCACCAAAATGGCCTCCGGTGAGCCGCTGAACGACGACGATCGTAAACCCTGGCTGCAGGCGCTGAACGACGCCGCATTTGCCATGCAGCGCACCAATAAAGTGTCGCTGATCGTCTGCTCGGCGCTGAAAAAGACCTACCGCGACCAGCTGCGCGAAGGTAACGCCAACCTCTCCTTTATCTACCTGAAGGGCGACTTCGACGTGATCGAAACCCGCCTGAAAGCGCGCAAAGGGCACTTCTTCAAAACCCAGATGCTGGTGACGCAGTTCGAAACCCTGCAGGAACCGGGCGCTGATGAAAGCGATGTACTGGTGGTGGATATCGATCAACCGCTGGACGGTGTTGTAGCAAGCACCATTGAGGTCATTAACAAAAGGCAGTAA
- a CDS encoding pirin family protein — protein MIFLRKANDRGHANHGWLDSWHSFSFADYYDPNFMGFSALRVINDDVIDAGQGFGTHPHKDMEILTYVLDGAVEHQDSMGNKEQVPAGEFQIMSAGTGVRHSEYNPSKTDRLRLYQIWIIPEAKGITPRYEQRRFDAEQGKQLVLSPDARDGSLKVHQDMELYRWALAKDEQSVHQIAANRKVWIQVVKGDVTINGTKATTSDGLAVWDEQAISVHADSAAEILLFDLPPV, from the coding sequence ATGATCTTCTTACGCAAAGCAAACGACCGCGGTCACGCAAACCATGGCTGGCTGGACTCATGGCACAGCTTCTCGTTCGCCGATTATTACGACCCGAATTTTATGGGCTTCTCGGCGCTGCGAGTGATTAACGATGACGTCATTGATGCGGGCCAGGGCTTTGGTACCCACCCGCACAAAGACATGGAAATCCTGACCTACGTTCTGGACGGCGCGGTTGAGCACCAGGACAGCATGGGTAACAAAGAGCAGGTTCCGGCGGGTGAGTTCCAGATTATGAGCGCGGGTACCGGGGTACGTCACTCCGAATACAACCCAAGCAAAACCGACCGTCTGCGTCTGTACCAGATCTGGATCATTCCGGAAGCGAAAGGCATCACCCCGCGCTACGAGCAGCGCCGCTTTGACGCCGAGCAGGGCAAACAGCTGGTTCTGTCTCCGGATGCCCGTGACGGCTCGCTGAAAGTGCATCAGGATATGGAGCTTTACCGCTGGGCGCTGGCGAAAGACGAGCAGTCTGTGCACCAGATTGCCGCCAACCGCAAAGTGTGGATCCAGGTGGTGAAAGGCGATGTGACCATCAACGGCACCAAAGCCACCACCAGCGACGGTCTGGCTGTCTGGGATGAGCAGGCGATCTCTGTGCATGCCGACAGCGCGGCTGAAATCCTGCTGTTCGACCTGCCGCCGGTCTAA